In the Plectropomus leopardus isolate mb chromosome 5, YSFRI_Pleo_2.0, whole genome shotgun sequence genome, one interval contains:
- the LOC121943631 gene encoding LOW QUALITY PROTEIN: spartin-like (The sequence of the model RefSeq protein was modified relative to this genomic sequence to represent the inferred CDS: inserted 1 base in 1 codon; deleted 2 bases in 1 codon): MEKAKQDAFDSARLQVIKDGYERAFECINKDSLTLDEAGDKVQAVELYKRGRQHLLRAISVPSRGEECVGSSWDSARQMQQKMQETLNNITTRLAILETXSDLGSEPTLNTSGVPVPDATDKSKEVLYPKLPSVNKPEKPAPPNLLSANGKAAGAVGGMPACSGSGLPLSPTRQPVVPAGQPPAYSPQAADGHLSISYGTDAGEMSLVGEEFYSRTSNSTPSPQSMSEDGEELMYIPHGVQIFFVTPEGQVSAPSYPGYLRLVKFTSDHSDRMPNRPPAFLQVCEWLYPLMAMDSPVLLCNTGVFMFPDMMAPAPGYYVGVVLSSELPAADRDMFQDLLSQMTDLRVQAPDEAADTINLSQKVSIAAPEETAPEASEEEKTLPEWSEKVANGILTGASWLSWGLVKGAEFTGKAIHKGASKLREHITPEDKPTHVSPTVTKGLHVAKQATGGAVKVSQFLVDGVCAVAGCVGRELAPHVKKHGGKLIPESMKKDKDGRSNIDGAMVVAASGVQGFATMWTGLEVAAKNITTSVASETVTTVKHKYGAAAGQATDHAVNSAINVGLTAFNVDNLGIKAVVKKTGKHTAQAILEDYKLQEKPENGKQVEKSKK; this comes from the exons ATGGAGAAAGCTAAACAAGATGCATTTGACAGTGCCAGACTTCAAGTGATCAAAGATGGTTATGAAAGGGCCTTCGAGTGCATCAATAAAGACTCACTCACACTGGATGAAGCTGGAGACAAGGTACAGGCCGTGGAGCTCTATAAGCGAGGGCGGCAGCACCTTCTCAGGGCAATCAGCGTGCCTTCTCGGGGAGAGGAGTGTGTGGGCAGCTCCTGGGATTCAGCCAGGCAGATGCAGCAGAAGATGCAGGAGACACTGAACAACATCACCACTCGCCTGGCCATACTGGAGA GCTCTGACCTGGGATCTGAGCCTACATTGAACACCAGCGGTGTGCCTGTCCCCGATGCTACAGACAAGTCTAAAGAAGTTCTCTACCCAAAACTTCCCTCCGTAAACAAGCCAGAGAAGCCAGCTCCTCCAAACCTCCTCTCTGCTAATGGCAAGGCAGCAGGA GCTGTCGGAGGCATGCCTGCATGTAGTGGTAGTGGTCTGCCCCTCTCACCCACCCGGCAGCCTGTGGTTCCAGCCGGACAGCCTCCAGCTTACTCTCCTCAGGCAGCTGATGGACACCTTTCTATCTCATACGGGACAGACGCAGGGGAAATGTCATTGGTTGGAGAAGAATTCTACAGTCGAACATCTAACTCAACACCGTCTCCCCAGAGTATGAGTGAAGACGGAGAGGAGCTGATGTATATCCCTCATGGTGTACAGATATTCTTTGTCACGCCTGAAGGGCAGGTGAGCGCTCCGTCGTACCCGGGCTACCTGCGGCTGGTGAAGTTTACAAGTGACCACTCTGACAGAATGCCCAACAGACCACCAGCATTTCTGCAG GTGTGTGAGTGGCTGTACCCTCTCATGGCCATGGACTCTCCAGTGTTGCTGTGTAACACTGGTGTGTTTATGTTTCCGGACATGATGGCGCCTGCTCCTGGCTATTATGTTGGGGTGGTGTTGTCCTctgagctgcctgctgcagacagagacatgtTCCAGGACCTGCTGTCCCAGATGACAGATCTCAGGGTTCAG GCTCCCGATGAAGCTGCAGACACCATTAATCTCAGTCAGAAGGTGTCCATCGCTGCACCTGAAGAGACTGCACCAGAAGCAAGTGAGGAGGAGAAGACTCTCCCTGAGTGGAGTGAAAAGGTGGCAAATGGCATCCTGACAG GTGCGTCATGGCTAAGCTGGGGCCTGGTGAAAGGAGCTGAGTTCACAGGCAAGGCCATTCACAAAGGAGCATCAAAACTCAGAGAACACATCACCCCAGAGGACAAACCCACCCACGTCAGTCCCACAGTTACGAAAGGCCTCCATGTTGCCAAGCAAGCGACGGGCGGAGCTGTCAAAGTCAGCCAGTTTCTAG TGGACGGGGTGTGTGCTGTCGCTGGCTGTGTGGGTCGAGAGTTGGCACCACATGTGAAAAAACATGGGGGCAAGCTGATCCCGGAGTCtatgaaaaaagacaaggaTGGGCGTTCCAACATAGATGGAGCCATGGTGGTGGCTGCCAGTGGAGTGCAAG GATTTGCAACCATGTGGACTGGTTTGGAAGTAGCAGCAAAGAACATTACTACAAGTGTAGCATCAGAGACAGTCACCACTGTAAAACATAA GTATGGGGCAGCAGCAGGACAAGCCACAGACCACGCTGTCAATTCTGCCATTAATGTCGGTCTCACTGCCTTCAATGTTGACAACCTGGGGATCAAAGCTGTGGTGAAGAAGACTGGCAAGCACACGGCGCAGGCCATTTTGGAAGACTACAAGCTTCAGGAAAAGCCAGAGAATGGGAAGCAAGTGGAGAAATcgaaaaaatag